From one Cucurbita pepo subsp. pepo cultivar mu-cu-16 chromosome LG17, ASM280686v2, whole genome shotgun sequence genomic stretch:
- the LOC111778515 gene encoding vacuolar protein sorting-associated protein 2 homolog 1-like translates to MSFLFGSRKTPAEILRENKRMLDKSIREIERERQGLQSQEKKLIVEIKKNAKQGQMGAVKIMAKDLIRTRHQIEKFYKLKSQLQGVALRIQTLKSTQAMGEAMKGVTKAMGQMNRQMNLPALQKIMQEFERQNEKMEMTSEMMADALDDAFEGDEEEEETEELVSQVLDEIGIDINSELVNAPSASVSVSTANNRVAQAEAEDTGIDSDLQARLDNLRKM, encoded by the exons ATGAGCTTCCTCTTCGGTAGCCGAAAAACTCCCGCAG AGATTCTGCGGGAGAACAAGAGGATGCTAGATAAGTCCATTAGAGAAATAGAACGGGAAAGACAAGGCTTGCAGTCTCAAGAAAAGAAGTTGATTGTtgagataaagaaaaatgctAAACAAGGACAGATG GGAGCTGTTAAAATAATGGCCAAAGATCTTATCAGGACACGACATCAGattgaaaagttttataaactaaaatcacaGCTCCAGGGCGTGGCATTGAGAATTCAG ACTCTGAAATCAACTCAAGCTATGGGAGAAGCCATGAAGGGTGTTACTAAGGCAATGGGCCAGATGAATAGGCAGATGAACTTGCCGGCATTGCAGAAGATAATGCAAGAGTTTGAGAGGCAGAATGAGAAGATGGAAATGACATCTGAAATGATGGCAGATGCTCTTGACGATGCTTTTgaaggagatgaagaagaagaggagacaGAAGAGCTTGTAAGTCAGGTGCTCGATGAGATTGGAATTGATATCAACTCGGAG CTTGTGAACGCACCCTCAGCTTCTGTGTCAGTGTCAACTGCAAATAATAGGGTTGCCCAAGCAGAAGCCGAAGATACTGGAATTGACAGTGACTTGCAGGCTAGGCTGGACAACTTGAGAAAGATGTAG
- the LOC111778224 gene encoding protein BIG GRAIN 1-like B, with protein MAVALIISASEEQPYRLSVSVSVSVSVSLSSIIFCFFLSLPLRFHPQAWPSPLIIPSPFFSLSKNSINALLHSPSSTLSSSLFFSSVIIPSSLFLSVSLPAFHAKHCLHSKLFVYNYLSMDVWDQQLQLPQDRHGRHRRQNPSFSSSLLDAIYRSIDESNGVEGEEKVILYRETMRKKQSIAMKEDEDDRLNFRRACMIEKWMEKKVSEKVVVRKSSMADFDRKARNVRDRDNRDRRDLRDRDFKKLMNSSSSSSESSSGGGFSSSESESRSSSYTMHRPRPIRTEKAEFDGHSDEIKFSIPNQKPKHENGFVKTKSKALRIYGDLKKVKQPISPGGRLATFLNSLFNGGSPRKQKFTNSSKQTDACMRKSKSTQGSTCSSASSFSRSCLSKTPSNGEKLINNGSTKRSVRFCLDEDSRPCEHKSLQDKLGLMAAATTMRNVLRNDHCLEEEASADLMNSYQKKINGDVYINRVVENEDEDEEDDDEDDEEDDEDAVSSCSSSDLFELDNLSSIGIQRYREELPVYETTHFTTNQAIANGLIL; from the coding sequence ATGGCCGTCGCCCTTATTATAAGTGCTTCTGAAGAACAACCTTACAGactctctgtctctgtctctgtctctgtctctgtctctctctcttcaatcattttctgtttctttctctctcttcctcttcggTTTCATCCTCAGGCGTGGCCTTCCCCTCTCATCattccttctcctttcttctctctctctaagaaCTCCATTAATGCTCTTCTTCACTCTCCCTCCTCAACGCTTTCttcctctctgtttttctcctCCGTAATCATACCttcctctctgtttctctctgtttctctcccAGCTTTTCACGCTAAACATTGTTTGCATTCCAAGCTTTTtgtatataattatttgtcCATGGATGTTTGGGATCAGCAACTGCAACTGCCTCAAGATCGCCACGGCCGTCACCGGAGGCAGAATCCgtcgttttcttcttctcttcttgaCGCTATTTACCGCTCCATTGATGAGAGCAACGGCGTCGAAGGTGAAGAGAAGGTCATCTTGTACAGAGAGACTATGAGGAAGAAGCAGAGTATTGCAATGAAGGAGGATGAAGACGATAGGTTGAATTTCCGCCGGGCTTGTATGATTGAGAAGTGGATGGAGAAGAAGGTTAGTGAGAAGGTTGTTGTTCGAAAGAGTTCCATGGCGGATTTCGATCGGAAGGCGAGGAATGTTCGTGATCGCGATAATCGCGACCGTCGCGACCTTCGCGATCGTGATTTTAAGAAATTGATGAACTCGAGTTCGAGTTCTTCGGAATCGAGTTCTGGAGGGGGATTTTCTTCGTCCGAATCGGAATCTAGGTCGTCTTCTTATACAATGCATCGGCCGAGGCCGATTAGAACAGAGAAGGCTGAATTCGACGGCCATAGCGACGAAATTAAATTTTCGATCCCTAATCAGAAACCGAAGCACGAAAACGGCTTCGTGAAGACGAAATCGAAAGCGCTAAGAATCTACGGCGATCTAAAGAAAGTGAAGCAGCCGATCTCTCCAGGAGGCCGCCTCGCGACCTTCCTGAACTCGCTCTTCAATGGCGGAAGTCCAAGGAAACAGAAATTCACAAATTCCTCCAAGCAAACCGACGCCTGTatgagaaaatcaaaatccacACAAGGATCAACGTGTTCTTCCGCATCGTCATTCTCGAGGTCCTGTTTGAGCAAAACACCATCCAACGGCGAGAAACTCATCAACAATGGCAGCACAAAGCGATCGGTCAGATTCTGCCTAGACGAAGATTCTCGGCCTTGCGAACACAAAAGCCTTCAAGACAAGCTCGGATTAATGGCGGCAGCAACAACTATGCGAAACGTTCTCAGAAACGACCATTGTCTAGAAGAGGAAGCTTCAGCAGATCTGATGAACAGTTACCAAAAGAAGATCAATGGCGATGTGTACATAAACAGAGTAGTAGAAAACgaagacgaagacgaagaagacgacgacgaagatgatgaagaagacgacgaagaTGCAGTGAGTAGTTGTTCGAGCTCTGATTTGTTCGAATTGGATAATCTCTCATCGATCGGTATCCAAAGGTATCGCGAAGAACTGCCCGTCTACGAAACAACGCACTTCACTACCAATCAGGCAATCGCCAATggattaattttgtaa